Proteins encoded by one window of Taeniopygia guttata chromosome 1A, bTaeGut7.mat, whole genome shotgun sequence:
- the CSRP2 gene encoding cysteine and glycine-rich protein 2 (The RefSeq protein has 1 substitution compared to this genomic sequence), with product MPNWGGGNKCGACGRTVYHAEEVQCDGRSFHRCCFLCMVCRKNLDSTTVAIHDAEVYCKSCYGKKYGPKGYGYGQGAGTLNMDRGERLGIKPESTPSSHRPTTNPNPSKFAQKFGGTEKCSRCGDSVYAAEKVIGAGKPWHKNCFRCAKCGKSLESTTLTEKEGEIYCKGCYAKNFGPKGFGYGQGAGALVHAQ from the exons ATGCCGAACTGGGGAGGTGGCAACAAATGCGGTGCCTGTGGCCGCACTGTCTACCATGCTGAGGAGGTGCAGTGTGATGGGAGGAGCTTCCACCGGTGCTGCTTCCTCTGCA TGGTCTGCCGGAAAAACTTGGACAGCACAACTGTAGCAATTCATGATGCTGAAGTTTACTGCAAATCTTGCTATGGGAAAAAGTATGGCCCAAAAGGTTATGGATATGGCCAAGGGGCAGGCACACTGAACATGGACAGGGGAGAGAGACTAGGCATCAAGCCTGAGAG CACGCCTTCTCCCCACCGGCCCACCACAAATCCAAATCCTTCCAAGTTTGCTCAGAAGTTTGGAGGGACAGAGAAATGCTCTAGGTGTGGTGATTCTGTTTATGCAGCAGAGAAAGTAATAGGAGCTGGAAAG CCATGGCACAAGAACTGCTTCCGATGTGCCAAGTGTGGCAAAAGCCTAGAATCAACAACCCTAActgaaaaagagggagagatcTATTGTAAAG GTTGTTATGCGAAGAACTTTGGCCCCAAGGGATTTGGGTATGGCCAGGGAGCAGGTGCCCTCGTTCATGCCCAGTGA
- the CSRP2 gene encoding cysteine and glycine-rich protein 2 isoform X1, with protein sequence MPNWGGGNKCGACGRTVYHAEEVQCDGRSFHRCCFLCMVCRKNLDSTTVAIHDAEVYCKSCYGKKYGPKGYGYGQGAGTLNMDRGERLGIKPESTPSPHRPTTNPNPSKFAQKFGGTEKCSRCGDSVYAAEKVIGAGKPWHKNCFRCAKCGKSLESTTLTEKEGEIYCKGCYAKNFGPKGFGYGQGAGALVHAQ encoded by the exons ATGCCGAACTGGGGAGGTGGCAACAAATGCGGTGCCTGTGGCCGCACTGTCTACCATGCTGAGGAGGTGCAGTGTGATGGGAGGAGCTTCCACCGGTGCTGCTTCCTCTGCA TGGTCTGCCGGAAAAACTTGGACAGCACAACTGTAGCAATTCATGATGCTGAAGTTTACTGCAAATCTTGCTATGGGAAAAAGTATGGCCCAAAAGGTTATGGATATGGCCAAGGGGCAGGCACACTGAACATGGACAGGGGAGAGAGACTAGGCATCAAGCCTGAGAG CACGCCTTCTCCCCACCGGCCCACCACAAATCCAAATCCTTCCAAGTTTGCTCAGAAGTTTGGAGGGACAGAGAAATGCTCTAGGTGTGGTGATTCTGTTTATGCAGCAGAGAAAGTAATAGGAGCTGGAAAG CCATGGCACAAGAACTGCTTCCGATGTGCCAAGTGTGGCAAAAGCCTAGAATCAACAACCCTAActgaaaaagagggagagatcTATTGTAAAG GTTGTTATGCGAAGAACTTTGGCCCCAAGGGATTTGGGTATGGCCAGGGAGCAGGTGCCCTCGTTCATGCCCAGTGA